In Cedecea neteri, a single genomic region encodes these proteins:
- the flgC gene encoding flagellar basal body rod protein FlgC, with amino-acid sequence MALLNIFDIAGSAMTAQSKRMNVAASNLANADSVTGPDGQPYRAKQVVFQVDAAPGAATGGVKVTKVIESDAPDKLVFQPGNPLADARGYVRMPNVDVVGEMVNSMSASRSYQANVEVLNTVKGMMMKTLTLGQ; translated from the coding sequence ATGGCCTTACTCAATATTTTCGACATCGCCGGATCGGCTATGACGGCCCAGTCCAAACGTATGAACGTGGCGGCGAGTAACCTCGCCAACGCCGACAGCGTTACCGGACCAGACGGTCAGCCTTACCGCGCAAAACAGGTCGTTTTCCAGGTGGATGCAGCTCCTGGCGCGGCGACCGGTGGCGTTAAAGTGACCAAGGTGATTGAGAGCGATGCGCCGGACAAACTGGTTTTCCAGCCGGGTAACCCGCTCGCGGACGCACGCGGCTACGTGCGTATGCCAAACGTTGATGTGGTCGGGGAGATGGTCAACAGCATGTCCGCCTCTCGTAGCTATCAGGCCAACGTTGAAGTGCTCAACACCGTGAAGGGCATGATGATGAAAACGCTCACTCTCGGTCAGTAA
- the flgB gene encoding flagellar basal body rod protein FlgB has product MLDKLDAALRFQQEALNLRAQRQEILAANIANADTPGFQARDIDFASEMKKVMERGRVEGGGMSLALTSARHIPAETHSTPSLDLLYRVPDQPAMDGNTVDMDRERTQFADNSLNYQTNLTVLGGQIKSMMSVLQG; this is encoded by the coding sequence ATGCTCGATAAACTGGACGCCGCACTGCGATTTCAGCAAGAAGCGCTTAATTTGCGTGCTCAGCGCCAAGAGATTCTGGCCGCGAATATCGCCAATGCCGACACGCCGGGCTTTCAGGCGCGCGATATCGACTTTGCCAGTGAAATGAAAAAAGTGATGGAGCGCGGACGCGTTGAAGGAGGCGGCATGTCTCTGGCGCTCACTTCGGCACGCCATATCCCGGCAGAAACCCACTCCACTCCGTCGCTCGATCTCCTTTACCGCGTACCTGACCAGCCCGCCATGGACGGTAACACCGTCGATATGGACCGTGAACGTACGCAGTTTGCCGATAACAGCCTGAATTACCAAACAAACCTCACGGTGCTTGGCGGGCAAATCAAAAGCATGATGTCGGTGCTACAGGGATAA
- the flgD gene encoding flagellar hook assembly protein FlgD has translation MSIAVKMNDPTNNVDPTAGASKNSLTGNSAADLQGSFLTLLVAQLKNQDPTNPMQNNELTTQLAQISTVSGIEKLNTTLGSVSGQINQNQSLQASALIGHGVMIPGNKILAGTDSKTNTISTTPFGVELQQAADKVTATISDKDGKVVRTIDIGGLSAGVHTFTWDGSANDGTNVPDGSYTVAINATNGGTQLVAQPLNFAMVSGVINGKDGLKLDLGTYGSTTLDAIRQII, from the coding sequence ATGTCCATTGCAGTCAAAATGAACGATCCGACTAACAATGTTGATCCTACGGCTGGTGCATCGAAAAACAGCCTGACGGGCAACAGCGCCGCAGATCTGCAGGGGAGCTTTCTGACCCTGCTGGTGGCGCAGTTAAAAAACCAGGATCCGACCAACCCGATGCAGAACAACGAACTGACCACGCAGCTGGCGCAGATCAGTACCGTTAGCGGCATCGAAAAGCTCAATACCACGCTGGGCTCAGTTTCCGGCCAGATCAACCAGAACCAGTCTCTGCAGGCCAGCGCCCTGATTGGCCATGGCGTCATGATCCCCGGTAATAAAATCCTCGCGGGTACCGATTCAAAAACCAACACCATCAGCACCACACCGTTTGGCGTCGAGCTGCAGCAGGCGGCGGACAAAGTCACGGCCACCATCTCCGATAAAGACGGCAAAGTGGTTCGTACTATCGATATTGGTGGGCTGAGTGCCGGCGTGCATACCTTTACCTGGGACGGCAGCGCCAACGACGGCACCAACGTGCCGGACGGCTCCTACACCGTGGCGATCAATGCCACGAATGGCGGGACACAGCTGGTGGCACAGCCGCTGAACTTCGCCATGGTGAGCGGGGTTATCAACGGTAAAGATGGCCTCAAACTGGATCTCGGAACCTACGGTTCTACGACCCTCGATGCAATCAGGCAAATTATTTAA